ACAAAGAAAGCATCTTCTAAAGGATTAGGTTCTGAACTTAAATCTACATTTAATTCTTTTTCTAAAGATTTTAATGCAACATCTTTAGATACAAATCTTAATGAACTAACTCCATCTAAATTTAAAACTTTTTCTTGTAAAGATTTCTTTTCCTCATCATTTAAATCGTTGATATATAGGATAACTTGGTTTGCTTGTTCTTCTTTTAATCTGTATAAATCAGCATTTAATGCTCCAAATACAAAAATATTTATTAATGTAAAAATTAGTATAAATGTTGTAACTGCTGAAAAAAATGCTCCTTTTTCAGCTTTAATATTTTCTTTAACCCCACCAAATAATTTACCTGTCATTTTTTCCTCCTACTTAAATATTTTCAAGAACTAATTCCACTATTCTTTCAGCTCTTAAACGATATTTGTCTAGCATTACATTTCCATCGGCACTTTGTCCAAACATATCATTAATACCGTGTTTAATTACTTTAGTTGGATGATTTTCAGAAAGGTATTCACTTACAGCCCCTCCAAGTCCACCTACTATTGAATGCTCTTCTGAAGTAATGATAAACTTACATTCTTTTGCTGATTTTAAAACAGTTTCTTCATCTAAAGGTTTAATAGTAGACATATTAATTACTCTAGCACTTATTCCTTTTTCTTTTAATATTTTTTCTGCTTTTAAAGCCTCATTAACTAATAGTCCTGTTGCAATAATTGCAACATCTGTTCCCTCTGTTAATGTAGTTGCTTTACCTATTTTAAATTCATATTCATCAGTATATATATCTGCAACTGGTAATCTTCCAAGTCTTACGTATACAGGCCCTTGATACTCAGCTGCTGCAAATATCATTTTTTCTGTTTCTGTAGCATCTGCTGGTTGTAAAACTACCATACCTGGAATTACTCTCATTAATGCTATATCTTCTATTGATTGATGTGATCCACCATCTTCTCCTAAAGAAATTCCTGCATGTGTTGGACATATCTTAACATTTAATTTAGGATATGCTACTGAGTTTCTTATTTGATCATAAGCTCTTCCAGCTGCGAAAATTGCAAATGTTGATGCAAAAGGTATTTTACCAGTAGTTGCTAACCCTGCTGCTGTTCCTATCATATTTGCTTCTGCTATTCCTAAATTAATATGTCTTTCAGGAAATTCTTGATTGAAAAATGTAGTCATAGTAGATTTTGATAAATCGGCCTCTAAAACTACAACATCTTTATTTAATTTACCTAATTTAACTAACGCTTCTCCGTATGCTTGTCTTGTTGCTTTCATTTTTTCCTCCTACTTTAACTCTTCTAAAGCTTTATTTAATTCTTCAAGATTTGGTGCTTTACCATGCCAACCAGCATTATTTTCCATAAATGAAACTCCCTTACCTTTTGAAGTTTTAGCAATAATTACTGTTGGTTTTCCTTTAACTTCTTTTGCTTCTTTTAAAGCTGCTCTAATTTCATCAAAGCAGTGTCCATTAATTTCTATTACATGCCAATTAAATGCTCTATATTTATCTGCAATAGGTGTTATTGGCATAACATCTGATACCTTACCATCTATTTGTAAGTCATTGTAATCTAAAAATGCAACTAAGTTATCAAGTTTAAAATGAGCTGATGACATAAATGCTTCCCATATTTGTCCCTCTTGCATTTCTCCGTCTCCTAATATAGCGTAAACTCTATAATCTTCTCCAGAGATTTTAGCTGAAATTGCCATACCTTGTGCTGCTGATAATCCTTGTCCTAATGAACCAGTAGACATATCAATTCCTTGTAATTTTTTTAAATCTGGATGCCCTTGTAAAGGTGAACCAAATTTTCTAAGTTCTGTTACTAAACTCTTATCAATATATCCTCTTTCCATTAAAGTTGCATAAAGTGCTGGTACTGCATGACCTTTACTTAATACTAATCTATCTCTATTAGACATTGTTGGATTTTTAGGATCTATATTCATTTCTTCAAAATATAGCACAGTTAAAATATCTGCTATTGAAAGTGACCCTCCAGGATGTCCTGATTTTGCGTGGTATATCATTTCCACTATGTTTCTTCTAATACTTTTTGCAATTTCTTTTAATTCATTTTTTTCCATTTTACTCCTCCAATTATATTTCACTTTTCTTTAAATAATAGCTCACAAACGATATAACTAAAAATACTATTGCTATTGCTAAAGTAATCATTACTCCAAGTCTAGTTGCTCCACCTTTTCCACCTATAGAAAGTACTAAAGTTGTAGTTACTATTTGAAGTAATAATGCTAGTTTTAAAAATAGCCCTTGTATTCCAAACATCATACCCTCAACACTCACATTATATTTTTCATAAAGTTTTGTTGATATTTCACTAAGCATAGCTGGTGGGAATATGAATGCTGATCCACTTACCCCTGCACCTACTATTGAAAACATTAAAAAGAATACTAATTTACTTTTTTCTCCTAAAAAAATTAGTCCCAATGTCCCAAATATTATTAATGCTAAATCAAAAAGCATAATCTTTCTATAATCAAATTTCTTACTTAAAAATTGAGTTACAGGGAAGAAAATTGCTGATACAGCAAATAATATAGTTGTTGGTGTACTAGCTGCTTTTTCACTTTGTCCTAATATTACAGTTACATAGTATAATACAGAATTTCTAATAATATTAAATCCTGAAAAGAAAAAGAAAAATCCTATGAAATATAGCATAATTTCTTTATTCTTTAAATATGAGAAAGCTTCTCTAAAATTATTTTTTTTCACATCACTCTTATTTTGATGTCCTACCTTATTTTCTTTTAACAGAAATATTGAGATTATAACAATAATAGCACTTAATACAGAAAATCCTGTAACCATTATTCTCATTGCCTTAATAAAGCTCATTCCAGATTTTATCATATTTGATAAAATAATAGGGCTAAATATTAATGGCACTGCTGTAAATATTAATCTAAATACTGATTGCATTGTAGAAAGATTTAATCTTTCCTCTTTATTTGATGCAAGATCAGGAATTAAAGCATTATATGGTCCTCCAACCAAAGTATAAGCTATAAAATATATACTCCCTATAAATGCTAAATAAAGTGTTGCAATTAAAGGTCCACTAGTAATAGGAAAGAAAAATGCTATCATAGATAAAGCTAAAGGAATTATACCAATTAGCATATAAAATGATCTTCTTCCTAAACGAGAAGTAGAGTTATCAGACATATATCCTACCACAGGGTCTGCTATAGCATCTACAAATCTCATAATTACAAATGCAATTGCCAAATATATAGGTGGCATTATTACACTAATTCCATAATCTGCTATGGCTTTTTCTGACGGTAGATAAAAATATTGTATCCATTGATTAAAAACTTGATCTAGCATAAAATATGCAACACCAAGTCCATAAAAAAAATATGTTGCTTTTGTCAATCTTTTAGACATAAATTTTCTCCTTTTTTTCTTTTCCCCTACACTGTATTTTATCACATTTTTATATAAATTCGCAACTTTTACAATTAATAAAAAAGCTATTAATGTAATTTAGAGGTTCAAAAGTAATAACAAACCTTAGAACCTCTATATTAATTATACCCTATTAATTTTAAAAATCAAAAAAATAACCTAATTGTTCAGCTTTATACACAGCCTCTTGCTTATTATTCACACCCAACTTAGAGTATATGTTATTTAAATGATTAAAAACTGTTCTCTTACTAATATATGCTTTTTTAGTAATCTCATCTATACTTTTACCCTTTCTTGCCATTCCAAGAATCTTAATTTCAGTAGGAGTTAGATTGCTATAATAATTGCTTTCAAATTTAATATTTTTAAAATATTTCCCACCTCTGCAAGCCATAGTTTAAACGGCTCTGCCTTTGGTGATGGAATAGATTGGATAATACGGAATATTCCCTGCATATCTGACACATCAGTAAGACGCATTTTTCCGTCTATTGCTTTCATTTTCAACTGCTTACAAATTGTAAGCAATTCACTTCCCTCTTCTTTTAATCTCTTTTTCATTATCCCAAACAGAACGTATCTCTTTATTTTCATATAGTTTTATTTCATTCATATTAACACCCTCCTTTTTAATATTATACCCTAAATTTATGATTTTGTCTTTTAACTGCATCTATACTTTTAAAATATATTTCCAAGCACATCTGCTACATCAGTCAGCCACATTTTTCAGTCTGTTAATTTCATTTTCAAAGTGTTACAATTTGTAACAGTTTCTTTTGATTTTTATTATATGATTTAATATTATTAAATATAAAAATAAACTAATACTTAAAACTATAAAATATTTTTATTCAGTATTAGTTTTTTCTATTTTTATATTATCTAATCTCACCTTTTTCAAAATAAAAGAATAAATATAAGCCCTAACTTAAATTTAAAAAATTTTGTATAGAATAAGTGTATTCCCACTTATATTGTAAATATATTCTTACATGTTGACCTTTTCTAAAAGCCTTAAATATTGGCTTTATAATCCCCTCATCTTCCATACTCTTATCTCTAATTATCTGATATTCCTTATTTATCATATCATATGGAGTAGCCTCATCTTTTTCAGATTGAAGTATTAAAGTTGGTACTTTACCCAATATTTTTGATAATCTTAGTTCATTTAATTTACCGTCTATTTTAAAATTAAATCTTGTAAGAGGAAAAGACATTATTGCATAAGGTATTTTAAATCCTAAAAATAGGGCATGATGTAATATTGTTTCTTTAACATTTGATACTGGAGAATCTAGTATCATTTTTAATATTTTAATATCTTTTTCTTTAAGTTCTTTTTCATATAAGTAAGGGACTAATGCACTTCCCATACCACCTTGAGAGAAACCATAAAGTATAAAATCTTTAGTATTAAATTTTTCATTTAACATTAACAAAGTATTTTTAATATCTTCAGCAAACCTATAACCAAATGCGGTTTTTGCCTCATCAGATTTTCCTGAATTTCTTAAATCTGGTATAAAAATATTGTATTCTTCATCAAGCTGCATATCTACAAATAGTTGTAAAAACTTCAAACAAAAAATTCTATTATTCTTTCTACCATGATTAATAACTATTGTTTTCTTTGCATTATCTTTTTTAATATACCAACCATAAAGATTGATATTAGCCGACATATATGCTATTTCTTCAAATTCCATGTCAAAAGAAAGAGGTGAATATTTTCCACAAATAAATCTATTTTTACTTTTCATTACATACTTTAAAGACTCTTCAAGTGTAACTTTCGGATATTTTTCTATTGTACTTAAAATATAGTCATCTAATAGAAACATATTTCCCTCCTATCTAATATAATATACATTTAAATTTTCTTTATCTCCTGTAAGTATTTCGTGAATAATAAAAGCATTTTTTTCTATTTTAATTAAATTAGAATCTATATTTTTTTCTATATCTTTCCAATTAACAAATATCTTAGGATTATTTAATTTTTTAAGATACTTAGCACCTTTTTCATTTATTCCCAACACCCTTATATATTCTATATCTCTATCTAAATTTATATCATTTTTTTCAATGTGTAAAAGTGTATTAAGAATTACCCTTTTTATTCTACTTTCTGTAAAATTTCTGCTTACATAAAGTGATAAAAATTCTTTCATATTAGTAGATTTTTTTATATATTTTTCTACCCTATTATACATACTATCATTAAAATCATATACTTCCATTAATTCAATCTTTGTTTTAACATTGAATACATACTTAAACATGTCAAATATTTTTTTATCAACATCTATCTTTTTATTTATAA
This genomic interval from Streptobacillus ratti contains the following:
- a CDS encoding transketolase family protein; protein product: MKATRQAYGEALVKLGKLNKDVVVLEADLSKSTMTTFFNQEFPERHINLGIAEANMIGTAAGLATTGKIPFASTFAIFAAGRAYDQIRNSVAYPKLNVKICPTHAGISLGEDGGSHQSIEDIALMRVIPGMVVLQPADATETEKMIFAAAEYQGPVYVRLGRLPVADIYTDEYEFKIGKATTLTEGTDVAIIATGLLVNEALKAEKILKEKGISARVINMSTIKPLDEETVLKSAKECKFIITSEEHSIVGGLGGAVSEYLSENHPTKVIKHGINDMFGQSADGNVMLDKYRLRAERIVELVLENI
- a CDS encoding transketolase, coding for MEKNELKEIAKSIRRNIVEMIYHAKSGHPGGSLSIADILTVLYFEEMNIDPKNPTMSNRDRLVLSKGHAVPALYATLMERGYIDKSLVTELRKFGSPLQGHPDLKKLQGIDMSTGSLGQGLSAAQGMAISAKISGEDYRVYAILGDGEMQEGQIWEAFMSSAHFKLDNLVAFLDYNDLQIDGKVSDVMPITPIADKYRAFNWHVIEINGHCFDEIRAALKEAKEVKGKPTVIIAKTSKGKGVSFMENNAGWHGKAPNLEELNKALEELK
- a CDS encoding MFS transporter, with product MSKRLTKATYFFYGLGVAYFMLDQVFNQWIQYFYLPSEKAIADYGISVIMPPIYLAIAFVIMRFVDAIADPVVGYMSDNSTSRLGRRSFYMLIGIIPLALSMIAFFFPITSGPLIATLYLAFIGSIYFIAYTLVGGPYNALIPDLASNKEERLNLSTMQSVFRLIFTAVPLIFSPIILSNMIKSGMSFIKAMRIMVTGFSVLSAIIVIISIFLLKENKVGHQNKSDVKKNNFREAFSYLKNKEIMLYFIGFFFFFSGFNIIRNSVLYYVTVILGQSEKAASTPTTILFAVSAIFFPVTQFLSKKFDYRKIMLFDLALIIFGTLGLIFLGEKSKLVFFLMFSIVGAGVSGSAFIFPPAMLSEISTKLYEKYNVSVEGMMFGIQGLFLKLALLLQIVTTTLVLSIGGKGGATRLGVMITLAIAIVFLVISFVSYYLKKSEI
- a CDS encoding LuxR C-terminal-related transcriptional regulator, producing the protein MARKGKSIDEITKKAYISKRTVFNHLNNIYSKLGVNNKQEAVYKAEQLGYFFDF
- a CDS encoding BRO family protein gives rise to the protein MKKRLKEEGSELLTICKQLKMKAIDGKMRLTDVSDMQGIFRIIQSIPSPKAEPFKLWLAEVGNILKILNLKAIIIAI
- a CDS encoding alpha/beta hydrolase; this encodes MFLLDDYILSTIEKYPKVTLEESLKYVMKSKNRFICGKYSPLSFDMEFEEIAYMSANINLYGWYIKKDNAKKTIVINHGRKNNRIFCLKFLQLFVDMQLDEEYNIFIPDLRNSGKSDEAKTAFGYRFAEDIKNTLLMLNEKFNTKDFILYGFSQGGMGSALVPYLYEKELKEKDIKILKMILDSPVSNVKETILHHALFLGFKIPYAIMSFPLTRFNFKIDGKLNELRLSKILGKVPTLILQSEKDEATPYDMINKEYQIIRDKSMEDEGIIKPIFKAFRKGQHVRIYLQYKWEYTYSIQNFLNLS